A single window of Actinomycetota bacterium DNA harbors:
- a CDS encoding DUF222 domain-containing protein, translated as MFEVATHPLTAALDSANADVGRAQRGMLRLIADADRAEVWRDCGARDTAHWLAIRYGVSEWKARRWVAAAHALQNLPLIAEALERGELGIDKVVELARFAKPDAEARLIRWATTVSVGAIRRRADLEAKMSVADVRETERSREVTWWYFDEGRRFGLEADLPAASGPIVIKALEREAEKIAALPGEEDEVYASARRADALVALCSARIATDPEPDRATVVVHARLDGLQRDRGGCEIEGGPVIHPQSVRRLLCNARVQTVVEDRDGDVLGIGRVSREPPAWLLRQVRHRDQECRFPGCGARRFTEAHHIRWWRHGGRTDLDNLTLICSFHHRLVHEHGWSVKREATGDLLWRRPDGTPYESGPSPGRIELAS; from the coding sequence ATGTTCGAAGTCGCGACGCATCCGCTGACTGCTGCACTCGACAGTGCGAACGCAGACGTCGGTCGCGCGCAAAGGGGGATGCTGCGTCTGATCGCCGACGCCGATCGGGCCGAGGTCTGGCGAGATTGCGGTGCCCGCGACACCGCGCACTGGCTGGCCATCCGCTACGGCGTCTCCGAGTGGAAGGCGAGGCGGTGGGTCGCCGCGGCCCACGCCCTCCAGAACCTGCCGTTGATCGCCGAGGCGCTGGAGCGAGGGGAACTCGGCATCGACAAGGTGGTGGAGTTGGCCCGGTTCGCGAAGCCCGACGCCGAAGCGCGACTGATCCGGTGGGCGACGACCGTCTCGGTCGGTGCGATCCGCCGTCGGGCAGACCTTGAGGCAAAGATGTCGGTCGCCGACGTCCGGGAGACAGAGCGGAGCCGCGAGGTGACCTGGTGGTACTTCGATGAGGGACGCCGGTTTGGGCTTGAGGCGGACCTCCCCGCAGCCTCAGGACCCATCGTGATCAAGGCGCTGGAGCGGGAGGCGGAGAAGATCGCCGCCCTACCCGGCGAGGAGGACGAGGTGTACGCCTCTGCACGGCGGGCCGACGCGTTGGTAGCCCTGTGCTCGGCCCGGATCGCCACCGACCCCGAGCCCGATCGTGCCACCGTCGTCGTCCACGCCCGACTGGACGGCCTGCAGCGAGACAGGGGCGGGTGCGAGATCGAGGGCGGCCCCGTGATCCACCCCCAGTCGGTACGGCGTCTGTTGTGCAACGCTCGGGTCCAGACCGTAGTGGAGGACCGCGACGGCGACGTCCTCGGCATCGGCCGAGTCTCTCGCGAGCCGCCTGCGTGGCTGCTCCGACAGGTCCGTCATCGCGACCAGGAGTGCCGCTTCCCCGGGTGCGGCGCCCGCCGGTTCACCGAGGCCCACCACATTCGATGGTGGCGTCACGGCGGCAGGACCGATCTTGACAACCTGACCCTCATCTGCTCGTTCCACCACCGGCTGGTGCACGAGCACGGGTGGTCGGTGAAACGAGAGGCGACCGGCGACCTCCTGTGGCGCCGTCCGGACGGAACTCCTTATGAATCCGGTCCGTCTCCTGGCCGCATCGAGCTCGCGAGCTGA